Proteins from a genomic interval of Zingiber officinale cultivar Zhangliang chromosome 2A, Zo_v1.1, whole genome shotgun sequence:
- the LOC122040952 gene encoding AAA-ATPase At3g28580-like has protein sequence MAPGGIDEKWAAALWSLAASAMFLWPVVYRYFPGIQLFEYSLSKYSRRLVFLVFPYIHITFPEFSGERMKRSDAYAAIESYLAASCTQSATKLKAELGKDSSSLTLSMDEYEEVTDDFRGVRIWWTSVSRSPPQNSFSFYPQPDSRRYFRLVFHRRHRDLVVGSYLDHVLAAGREAAFRNRRRKLYTNNPNDNSFGYRKSVWSHVTLTHPSTFATLAMDPDKKREIVADLEAFRSGKDFYAKIGKPWKRGYLLHGPPGTGKSTMIAAVANYLDYDVYDLELTSVKDNTELRKLFIETTGKSIIVIEDIDCSLDLTGERKKKKKKDDKEEDDKEGGRKPPVTPHGDDEKQSKVTLSGLLNFIDGLWSACGGERLIIFTTNHVEKLDPALIRRGRMDKHIEMSYCCFEAFKVLAANYLGIVDGDHRLLEDVRVLLDEVKMTPADVAENLMPKSGDEAESCLRRLIQELEEAREKATVKVEEGNSTDGTAESEVVSN, from the coding sequence ATGGCTCCGGGCGGTATCGACGAGAAGTGGGCGGCGGCGTTGTGGTCGCTCGCGGCCAGCGCTATGTTCCTTTGGCCCGTCGTTTACCGTTACTTCCCCGGCATCCAGCTCTTCGAGTACTCCCTCTCTAAATACTCCCGCCGCCTCGTCTTCCTCGTCTTCCCCTACATCCACATCACCTTCCCCGAGTTCTCCGGCGAGCGCATGAAGCGAAGCGACGCCTACGCCGCCATAGAGTCTTACCTCGCCGCATCCTGCACTCAGTCCGCCACCAAGCTCAAGGCCGAGCTTGGGAAGGACTCCTCCTCCCTCACCCTCAGCATGGACGAGTACGAGGAGGTCACCGACGACTTCCGCGGCGTTCGGATCTGGTGGACCTCTGTCTCCCGCTCGCCTCCTCAGAACTCCTTTTCCTTCTACCCGCAGCCGGACTCCCGCCGCTACTTCCGCCTCGTCTTCCACCGCCGCCACCGCGACCTCGTAGTGGGATCGTATCTCGACCACGTCCTCGCCGCCGGGCGCGAGGCCGCCTTCCGCAACCGCCGCCGCAAGCTCTACACCAACAACCCCAACGACAATTCGTTTGGCTACAGGAAGTCTGTCTGGAGCCACGTCACGCTCACCCATCCCTCGACGTTCGCGACCCTGGCGATGGACCCCGACAAGAAGAGGGAGATCGTGGCAGACCTGGAGGCGTTCCGAAGCGGGAAGGACTTCTACGCCAAGATCGGCAAGCCATGGAAACGCGGCTACCTCCTCCACGGCCCGCCGGGAACCGGCAAGTCCACCATGATCGCCGCCGTCGCCAACTACCTCGACTACGACGTCTACGATCTCGAGCTCACCTCCGTCAAGGACAACACCGAGCTCCGGAAGCTGTTTATCGAGACAACCGGCAAGTCCATCATCGTGATCGAAGACATCGACTGCTCGCTCGACCTCACCGGCGAgcggaaaaagaagaagaagaaggacgaCAAGGAGGAGGACGACAAGGAAGGTGGCAGAAAGCCTCCGGTGACGCCGCATGGGGATGATGAGAAACAGAGCAAGGTGACCCTCTCGGGGCTTCTTAACTTCATCGACGGATTATGGTCGGCGTGCGGCGGCGAGCGGCTGATCATATTCACGACCAACCACGTGGAGAAGCTAGATCCGGCGCTGATACGGCGCGGGAGGATGGACAAGCACATCGAGATGTCGTATTGCTGCTTCGAGGCATTCAAGGTGTTGGCGGCCAACTACCTCGGGATTGTCGATGGCGACCACCGGTTGTTGGAGGACGTGAGGGTGCTGCTAGATGAGGTGAAGATGACGCCGGCCGACGTGGCGGAGAATCTGATGCCCAAGTCGGGGGACGAGGCGGAATCGTGCCTCCGGAGGCTGATCCAAGAGCTGGAGGAGGCCCGGGAAAAAGCGACAGTGAAGGTGGAGGAGGGAAATAGCACCGATGGGACGGCGGAGAGCGAGGTGGTAAGTAATTAA
- the LOC122040951 gene encoding cation-transporting ATPase HMA5-like produces MAPSSRDIQLTAGGGRLGISLRDEDGGDFEGVRLLDSYDEEAAAAEPAGTGRGDSEKEARRIQVRVVGMTCSACTSAVEGAISALPGVVRASVSLLQNKAHVVFDPARVKDEDIRDVIEDVGFEAELLPEFNNSQTRSQKTLTGQFRIGGMTCSACVNSIEGILTKLPGVRRAVVALATSLGEIEYDPSVIKKDEIVSAIEDAGFDASFLQSSEQNKVLLCVDGLASEIEVRDIQGILRNLKGVCQFVVNFSLSEVEIIFDPEAVGLRSIVDSIEKGSNGKLKAHAQSPYTLATSNHVEESSKMLRLFLSSLLLSIPVFFIRIVCPRIGLFSSFLLMHCGPFLLRDLIKWALVSIVQFVIGKRFYVAAYKALRHWSTNMDVLVVLGTSASYFYSVGALLYGTFTGFHPPIYFETSAMIITFVLLGKYLEVVAKGKTSDAIKKLVELAPATAMLLIKDEEGRYITEKEIDALLIQPGDILKVLPGSKIPADGIVVWGTSYADESMVTGESIPIPKEVSSSVVGGTMNLHGVIHIQATRVGSNTVLSQIISLVETAQMSKAPIQKFADYVASIFVPIVISISLLTFLGWFFCGLLGAYPDSWIKESSNCFVFSLMFSISVVVIACPCALGLATPTAVMVATGVGASHGILIKGGDALERAQNISYVIFDKTGTLTQGKAAVTTVKVFAEMELGDFLTLVASAEASSEHPLSKAILDYAYHYHFFEKLPTSDATKQSRDQILSEWLLEAIDFSALPGRGVQCLINGKRVLVGNRALLAENGVTVPTEAENFLVDLELNAKTGVLVAYDDSFIGVLGIADPLKREAMVVIRGLQKMGICPVMVTGDNSRTAHAVAKEVGIEDVRAEVMPAGKADVIRSLQKDGSMVAMVGDGINDSPALAAADVGMAIGAGTDIAIEAADYVLVRNNLEDVITAIDLSRKTFARIRWNYFFAMAYNVIAIPIAAGLLFPLMGLRMPPWLAGACMAFSSVSVVCSSLLLRRYSKPRLTTILQITVE; encoded by the exons ATGGCTCCCAGCTCGCGCGACATCCAATTGACGGCGGGCGGCGGCCGCCTGGGCATCTCGTTGAGGGACGAGGACGGCGGCGACTTCGAGGGCGTCCGCCTCCTCGATTCCTACGACGAGGAAGCGGCGGCGGCGGAGCCAGCGGGGACCGGGAGGGGGGATTCGGAGAAGGAAGCGAGGCGGATTCAGGTCAGGGTCGTCGGGATGACGTGCTCGGCCTGCACCAGCGCGGTTGAGGGCGCGATCTCCGCCCTCCCTGGCGTCGTCCGGGCCTCCGTCTCCCTCCTCCAGAACAAGGCCCATGTCGTGTTTGATCCCGCTCGCGTAAAG GATGAAGACATAAGAGATGTGATTGAAGATGTAGGATTTGAAGCCGAACTTCTTCCAGAATTTAATAATAGCCAAACAAGGTCCCAAAAGACCTTGACTGGGCAGTTCAGGATAGGAGGCATGACTTGTTCTGCCTGTGTAAATTCCATTGAAGGTATCTTGACCAAACTTCCTGGGGTGAGAAGAGCTGTTGTTGCTTTGGCAACCTCGTTAGGAGAAATCGAATATGATCCCTCAGTCATTAAAAAGGATGAAATTGTTTCTGCTATTGAGGATGCGGGCTTTGATGCTTCTTTTCTGCAAAGCAGTGAGCAAAATAAAGTTTTGTTGTGTGTTGATGGACTCGCAAGTGAAATAGAAGTACGGGATATACAAGGAATACTAAGGAATCTGAAAGGTGTGTGTCAGTTTGTGGTGAATTTTAGCCTTTCAGAAGTGGAAATCATCTTTGATCCAGAAGCTGTTGGTTTGCGGTCGATTGTTGATTCCATTGAGAAAGGAAGCAATGGTAAGTTAAAGGCACATGCACAAAGCCCTTACACACTAGCTACTTCAAATCATGTAGAAGAATCCTCAAAAATGCTTCGGCTTTTTCTCTCCAGTCTGTTACTCAGT ATTCCTGTCTTCTTCATACGGATTGTTTGTCCTCGTATTGGTTTATTCAGTTCTTTCTTGCTCATGCACTGTGGACCTTTTCTATTGCGAGATTTAATCAAATGGGCGCTAGTGAGTATTGTTCAGTTTGTTATTGGTAAAAGATTTTATGTGGCAGCGTATAAAGCACTAAGACATTGGTCTACGAACATGGATGTTCTGGTTGTACTTGGGACTTCTGCATCTTATTTTTATTCAGTTGGTGCACTGTTGTATGGCACATTTACTGGCTTTCATCCTCCAATATATTTTGAGACAAGTGCTATGATTATTACATTTGTTTTGCTTGGGAAATATTTGGAAGTTGTTGCCAAGGGTAAAACATCAGATGCTATCAAGAAGCTGGTTGAACTTGCCCCTGCAACAGCTATGTTGTTGATCAAAGATGAAG AAGGGAGATATATAACGGAAAAAGAGATAGATGCACTCTTAATTCAACCTGGTGATATCTTAAAAGTTCTTCCAGGTTCAAAAATCCCTGCTGATGGTATAGTAGTTTGGGGTACAAGCTATGCTGATGAAAGTATGGTCACTGGTGAATCCATACCAATCCCCAAAGAAGTTTCTTCTTCTGTTGTTGGAGGTACAATGAACTTACACGGTGTCATTCATATTCAAGCCACAAGAGTAGGATCTAACACAGTTTTGAGTCAGATCATTTCTCTGGTGGAGACTGCCCAGATGTCCAAGGCTCCAATCCAGAAATTTGCAGATTAT GTTGCCAGCATCTTTGTTCCCATTGTTATCTCCATCTCCTTGTTGACATTTTTGGGATG GTTTTTCTGTGGATTATTGGGAGCTTATCCTGATTCTTGGATCAAGGAAAGTAGCAATTGCTTTGTTTTCTCACTGATGTTCTCAATATCTGTGGTGGTTATTGCTTGCCCTTGTGCCCTTGGTCTAGCAACTCCAACAGCAGTCATGGTAGCTACTGGTGTTGGTGCTTCTCATGGAATCCTAATCAAAGGAGGTGATGCTTTGGAGAGAGCTCAGAACATCAGCTATGTTATCTTCGATAAAACAGGAACTCTCACCCAAGGAAAAGCCGCTGTTACCACTGTAAAAGTTTTTGCAGAAATGGAACTTGGAGACTTTCTCACTTTAGTTGCATCTGCAGAG GCTAGCAGTGAACACCCTCTTTCTAAGGCAATCCTAGATTATgcctatcattatcacttcttcGAAAAGCTTCCTACAAGCGATGCCACAAAGCAGAGTAGAGATCAAATCTTGTCAGAATGGCTTCTGGAAGCCATCGACTTCTCTGCTCTTCCTGGGAGAGGTGTGCAGTGCTTGATCAATGGAAAAAGAGTCCTG GTTGGCAATCGAGCTTTGTTAGCTGAAAATGGGGTCACTGTTCCTACAGAAGCTGAAAATTTCTTGGTTGACTTGGAATTGAATGCTAAAACAGGTGTTCTTGTGGCATATGATGATAGTTTCATTGGAGTCCTTGGGATTGCAGATCCCCTAAAACGAGAAGCAATGGTTGTTATACGAGGCTTACAGAAGATGGGTATCTGTCCAGTCATGGTGACTGGCGATAATTCAAGGACTGCACATGCAGTTGCAAAGGAG GTTGGAATTGAAGATGTCAGAGCTGAAGTAATGCCAGCGGGAAAGGCAGATGTGATACGCTCGCTTCAGAAAGATGGAAGCATGGTCGCAATGGTTGGTGATGGCATAAACGACTCCCCTGCTCTTGCTGCTGCCGATGTCGGAATGGCCATAGGTGCTGGAACAGACATTGCTATCGAAGCTGCAGACTACGTCTTAGTGAGAAATAACCTCGAGGATGTGATCACTGCCATCGACCTCTCAAGGAAGACCTTTGCTCGGATCCGGTGGAACTACTTCTTCGCAATGGCATACAATGTCATTGCGATTCCTATTGCAGCTGGCCTCCTTTTCCCCCTCATGGGACTTCGAATGCCGCCATGGTTGGCAGGCGCTTGCATGGCTTTCTCGTCTGTAAGTGTCGTCTGCTCGTCTTTGCTTCTGAGAAGGTATAGTAAACCTAGGCTCACCACAATATTGCAAATAACAGTAGAGTAA